Below is a window of Planococcus rifietoensis DNA.
CCGAGGCCGATTTGGCGCAGCCGCTTGTTTGCCAAGTATTCGACGTACTCGTTGAACTCATCAAGATCCAGGCCGTCGATCTCCCCTAGGATATGCTGTGCCCATTCTTTTTCGAGTTCGACGGCGTGCGCTACTTCATCGCGGATCCAGTCGTTCATCTCATCTGTCGCGAGTTCCGGGTTTTCTGCGATCAGGATGCGGATAAACTGGGAAACGAAATAGGCGTGCTGCATTTCGTCACGCTGGATATAGCTGATCATCGTGCTCGTTTTGAGCATTTTCTGCTGACGCGCGAGGTGGTAGAAAAACGCAAAGCCCGCATAGAAATAAATGCCTTCCAAGTTAATCGAATTGACCGCAAGCTTCAATAAGTTTTCTAGATTGGGCTCAGTACGGAACGCTTCGTACGCAGACAAGATTCGTGCGTTGCGCTTTCTGACGAGCGGGTCGTTCTTCGCTTCGTCAAAGCGCCGGTTCTGTTCATCAAGTGGCACGAGTGAGCTGAGTACGTAGGAATACGACTCGGTGTGGACCGCTTCCTGCTGGGCGATGACGGCAAAAATCGACTTGAAGCTCGAATCGCTGACATAGTCCATTACTTGAGTCATCGTCGGCGTCTGCAGGCTGTCAAGAGACGCGAGCTGCGTGTTGATGCGCAAAAAGACGTCTTTTTCGGTATCTGATAGTGAGTCCCAATTTTTAATATCATCCTGCATATTGATTTCCTGCGCTTTCCAAAAGTTCGCGAGCAGCGCTTGGTACAGTTCATACATATGCGGATGGGCGATGTCGTTCCAATTGAGCAAACCAGAGCTCGCCCCGCCGACAATGGCGGTCGAGCGGTTCGGTGCATCCGGGTCCATCAATGGTTGTTTCGTTAAGGTTTGCATACTCCTCATCCTTTCTTAGCTTTCACATGCCTCGCATGCTTCGATTTCTTCCTGGGACGTGCTGCGCACATAATAGCTCGTCTTCAACCCGCAATTCCATGCTTCGAGGTGCAATTCGAGCAACTCCTTGGCGCGGATCGTGTGCGGCACATATAAATTAAAACTGATCGACTGGTCGATATGGCGCTGTCTCGCGGCATTTTGGCGGATGCTCCATTTTTGGTCGAGCACGTGGCGTGCGCGGCGGTAATAGTCATATGTCCGGTGGTTCAAATCCGGTGCCGTTACATTAAAGCGGAAATTCTTTTTCTCTTCTGCGTATTCGACGGCATACAGCGGATCGATGCCGTCTGTCGAACCGCCAATTTTAGCGGTCGACGAGTTCGGCGCAACAGCCATCATCCAGCCATTGCGAACGCCAGATGCTGCAACTTTGCGGCGCAGCGCGTCCCAGCGTTCACTGTTGTAGCCGCGGCGCTCGAAAAAGCTGCCTGTATGCCATTCGGAATTCTGGAATTCACTGAAAGCCCCTTTTTCCTCTGCCAATCCCGCAGATGCGCGGATGGTGTGCCAAGCGATTTCTTCGTACAAACTGTCTGCATACTCGACCGCTTCTTCTGTTTCCCAATGGATGCTGCGAAGCGCCAGCAGATGATGCCAACCGAATGTTCCTAACCCAACGGCGCGATACTTGCCATTCGTCACTTCTGCCTGGCCGACCGAAATCGTGTTCAAGTCGATGACATTATCGAGCATGCGCAATTGAATCGGGATCAAGCGCGACAAGACGTCTGCCTGCACCGCTCTTGGCAAGTTGATGGACGATAAATTGCAGACGACGAAATCGCCCGGTTTTTTCACAGTGACCAAATTGCCTTCTTCATCTTTGTATTCTTTGATAATTTCAGTCGGCGACATGTTCTGTGCGATTTCACTGCACAGATTACTGCAGTAGATAGATGTTTTGCCGATGCCGCGCAAGTGCTTGTTCGGGTTTTGGCGGTTCACTTCGTCGCGGTAGAACATATACGGCGTTCCGGTCTCGAGTTGCGACACCATGATGCGCGCCATAACATCCATCGCACGGAACGATTTTCTGGCCAATAAAGGATGGTTGACTGCTTCCTCGTATTTTTCCGTAAAGTATTTACGGTCCGTTTCATCGTAGAAATCTTCCAGGCCAAGCGGATTGCCCTGGTCGTCTTTCCAGCCCATCACTTGCTTGACTTCGTGCGGGCAGAACGTATGCCATTCGCCGACACTGCGGCCATTTTCATCGGTTTCCTGCAATTTTTGCATAAACAAATCCGGAATCGAAACGCCGGTGAAAATATCGTGTGCTTTGCGGCGCTCATCGCCATTATTCGTTTTCAAATCCAGGAAGCCGTTCATGATGTCTTTATGGAACACATCCAAATAGACCGCCACTGCGCCTTGACGCTGGCCAAGTTGGTCGACGCTGACTGCGGTGTCGTTGAGCAGGCGGATCCACGGGATAACGCCGGATGAATTGCCTTTGAATTTGCGGATGTCCGAGCCGAGTGCGCGCACTTTTCCGTAATAGACGCCGAGGCCGCCGCCGTCTTTGCTGAGGCGCGCGACATCCCAGTTGTTCTGGTAAATGCCATCCAGCGAATCCGCTACGGTGTCGATAAAGCACGAAGACATTTGCCCGAAGCTTTTCCCGGCATTCGATAAAGTCGGCGTCGCCACCGTCATATACAAATTGCTCATCGCCCAATACGCTTCTTTGACGAGTTCCAAGCGGCGCACTTTCGGTTCTTTTTGCATCAAAGTCATCGCGATGATGAGAAAGCGCTCCTGCGGCAATTCCCACACACGGCCGTCATAGTCTTTTGCCAAATAACGGTCCGCCAGCAAGAATAAACCTATGTAATTGAACAATTCATCGCGCTCTGGCGCAATTTCTTTTCCTAGTAGGCGAATTTCGTTCTCAGAATAAGCTTCGAGTAAGTCTTTAGAATAAATACCAAGGCGGCTCAGCCCGTAAATCAATCCGTAGAAATCATCGTATTTATTCGCTGCGCTGTAGCCGCGCGTTTGTGCCGCTTGCTCATATAATTTCTCCAAATATAACCCTGCCGCCTCAAATGTCCAATGCGGTTCGTCCATCGATACCCGGTCCAATGCATCCTGAATTTTTCTATCACGTTCTACTGCTCCTAAAGTCATCTCAACACAGCTCCTTTGCGTATTCGTTTGCTATCATTCGGCGTTCTTTTCGTTCCTGTGCGTTTTCAAATAATCGTTTTTCATTTTCCGTTTCCGGCACTACGCTCGCGACCGGCGTCGGACGGCCTTCTGCGTCCACTGCGACCATCGTCAAGATCGAAGTGGTCGTCAAACTGCGCGTGCCGCTTTCGATGTGCTGGCATTCCGCTTTGACGTATACTTCCATCGAAGTACGTCCTGTCGAAATGACGACGCCTTCCAAGATCAAGATATCGCCGACTTTTGCCGAGGACAGGAAATTGACGTTGTCGATCGATGCGGTCACGACTGCGCGGCGGCTATGTTTCATTGCCGAGATGGCGGCGATTTCGTCGATATACGCGAGGACGGTGCCCCCGAAAATCGTGCCCATATGATTGGTATCCGGCGGCAAGACGAGCCGGGACTGTATGGTCCTGGATACGCCAGCCGGAAGTTGTTCTCTATGCATAACGAATTCCTCCTTATAAAAACACAAAAGCCCCCACTCTCCGGAGAGAATGGGGGCATAAACGCAAGTTAATGAAGTGGGCACACTTGGGCCACACAAACCAAACCTTTGTCATCCTTCCCAATTCCCGGAGAAGTGCAAAACGACAACAGAGGCAGGTCTCCTGGCTCGCGCGTCACTCTCCCCATGCCCTTCCCGTCCATTGGACAGTGAGATTTCATGGTTCGTCTGCGCTTACAGTTGCGGGAACAGCTCCGGGATTTCACCGGATTCCCTATTCAGCCCGTAGTGGGCACCTTTGTTGCGGTATCACTATATATGGTGTTGAATTTTTACATCATCACCAAATCTTGTAGTTTTACTATAGACCAGTTCGAATTTCGCCGCAAGGATTTTCTCGTACTTCCTGTAGAAAGTGAAAAAGGGTCTAGTCGCTGGCTTGTTTTTCGTATAAAACTTTCAATTTGTAGTTATTTTTTGATACAAGGTTTTCAAATTTTCTGTTTCAGTGAAGACAGCGAGAACTTGCTTGTGAAATCGTTCCTGTGCTCTAGTTATGCATTATCTTTGTAGTCGCCAGCCTGCTTTGGGTTGGCCTTTAGCAATAAGCCAAGAAGGGCGCTTGTCTTATTGCGTCGGCTCACCCTTGTCGCTGGCTGGCTAAAACATTTCATAGATTCGTGTGTGTTTAATTAGATCTGCTTCTCTAAGGAGTTGCCGGCTAGTGGGGGAATCGCTTCCCGGGAAAGGGTTCAGTGAAGACAGCGTGAGCTTTCTTGTAGAACAGTTTCGGTGATTAGCTTGTTCATGTTGTTGGTAGCCGCGGCCGGGCTTTGGGTTGGCCTCTCGCAATAAGCCAATGAATTGGCGAGAAGGAGTTGAGCCGATTCATTTGCGACGCATCTGCGTAGCAGATGTGGGAGCAAGGTGTTTGACCTGATGCTTGAATAAAACATTTATCTAAGGCTTCGGCTAACCCTTTTGCGCTCGACGGCTTAGAGATTTCATTGTTCTGTGTGCGTTTAATCGGATCTGCTTCTTGAGATAGTTGCCGGCTAGTGAGGGAATCGCTTCTTGAGATAAGCATCAGCAAGATAGGCAAGATTTTCTTATGCAATCGTTCCGAAGTTCGGTTTGTTCTTTCAATGAGTTTTCGATGCCTCGCTTTAGAGTAGCTGCCGCAAAACTCCGCCGCTTTCCTCCGTCATTTCTATTTCCCGGGAAATAAAAAGGCCGCGCAACTTACTGCGCGGCTCTTGTTATCCATCGACCCATTCAGATTCAGCTTCTGGCTGCTTTCCTTTTTGGTTCGTGGCTTCTTTATTGTCTTTGCTTGTATACGGCTTAAAACTTTTGGCTTTGTTTTTGCCTTTTTCCCAACGGTTCCAGCCTTTTTTGCCGGTTCCTTGGCCTACGCCGCTTTTTGATTTTGCTTTCGCTTTGCCCATTTCTTTCACTCCCGTTCACTCATCGTGACGTTCAGCTTACCACATCCCGCCGCTTTCGTGAACAGTTGGTGTTTAGGCCTCGAGCACTTTCTGGATATCTTTGTGCATCGAATCAGGCGTATCTTTCGGCGCGAACCTCGCCACGACTTTGCCGTTCGAGTCGACAAGGAATTTTGTGAAATTCCATTTGATGCCGCTCGACAGGAAGCCTTTCGTGTTCGATGTCAAATGATCGAACAGCGGGTGCGCTTCTTTTCCGTTTACTTTGATGATGTCGTGCATCGGGAACGTGACGCCGTAAGTCATGCGGCACGACGATTCGGCATCTGCCGCTTCCCCGACTTCCTGGCCGAACTGATCGGACGGAAAGCCAAGTACGACTAGGCCTTCATCTTTGTAGCGCTGGTAAATCTTTTCGAGGCCGTCAAACTGGCCGCGCAGGCCGCATTTGGTCGCCGTGTTGACGATGACCATCGGTTGGCCTTTGTAGCGTTCGAGCTTGTACTCTTCCCCGCTGGCATCGGTGACCTTAATATCGTAGATTCCCATCATTCATCACTCCTGTTTCCATGAATTTTCACAGATCCATCTCGCCGAAAAATGCATTTAAGGCTTTCAGGTTGTTCATCAGTTCGATGGCATTGACATCAAGATAATTGCAGCTGGTGATCTTGTCGTGAATGGCCTGCTCAATCGGCTTTTCATCCGCACGCGACTTTTCCGTTAAAGAAATCCGGAAAGCGCGGCGGTCTTCAGCCGATTGTTCTTTCACGATGCGGCCATTTTGAATCATCCGGTTGATGATCGGGTTGAGCGTGCCGGTGCCGAGCCCGAGTTGCCCGCCGATTTCTTTCATCGTCAAGCCGTCTTCTTCCCATAACACGAGCAAGACCAAGTACTGCGTAAAGGTCAGGCCGAACGGTTCTAAGGTCTTCGCATAAAGTTTCGAGAAATTGCTCGACGCTTTATACACTTCAAAGCATAGTTGCTGTTCCAGTTTGGTTGGTTTGTCCATGTCATCACCTGTTTTTCTGCTTATCGAACGACAATCTCCACGTCCACTGAATCTTTGATCGCTTTGGAATATGGGCAATACGCATGGGCTTTGTCGACATATTCCTGTTTCTTGCCATCTTCCAGGCCGTCGATATCCACTTCAAGGCGCACTGCAAGTTTCACGCCGCCGTCCGTTTTATCGCCCAGCAAGGAAACTGTCGCTGTGACTTCGCTGTTCGTTACTTTCACTTTATCACGTTCCAACACGAAGTCCAATGCACTGTTGAAGCAAGAACTATAACCTGCCGCAAACAATTGCTCAGGGTTCGTCGCTGTATTCGGCTGACCGCCAAGCGCGACTGGTTTAGCCACATCGAGATTGAAAATATTATCCGGTGAATAAACCGTGCCTTCACGTCCACCGCTGTTGATCATTGTCGTTTCAAAAATTGGTTTCATTTTTATATCCCTCCAAAAATTATATCTTACACGATCTATATTAGAATAAATCGTACACGATGTAAAATGAAATGCTTTGGTTTTTTTTCAAAAGAAAAATCCCGGATGCAAGATCCGGGATTTCCACTTCTTTATTCGCGATAGCTGAGCTTCAATAAATATAAGGAATCAAGCGCGCGCGGTGCTTCATCCATTCCTTGTATTCGGGTCCGAACTTTTCAACGAGCAAGGCTTCTTCGTGCTGCATGCGTTTATTGAGTGCAAACGCGAGCAACAAGCCGCCGGCAACCGCCGCGATTAGGCTCGTAAAGAACAGCGCCATGCCGATGCCAATCAAGAACAAGCCGGTATAAAGCGGGTGGCGCAGCTTGCGGTAAGGGCCGCTGCTGACGATCGTATCGCCTTCCCTAACCGTCACGTGGCGTGTGAATTGTGATTTCAAGTGAATGATCCCCCAAAATCGCAAAAAGACGCCGATGATAAGCAACACGAGCCCGATCGGCCTGAGCACCGAGGCAATTTCTGTTTCCGCAAGCTCCTGAAGCCAATAACCAACCACGATGGTGGCAATCAGCGACAATAGGATCCCGAAGAATGTCCTTTTTTCGACCGGG
It encodes the following:
- a CDS encoding ribonucleotide-diphosphate reductase subunit beta: MRSMQTLTKQPLMDPDAPNRSTAIVGGASSGLLNWNDIAHPHMYELYQALLANFWKAQEINMQDDIKNWDSLSDTEKDVFLRINTQLASLDSLQTPTMTQVMDYVSDSSFKSIFAVIAQQEAVHTESYSYVLSSLVPLDEQNRRFDEAKNDPLVRKRNARILSAYEAFRTEPNLENLLKLAVNSINLEGIYFYAGFAFFYHLARQQKMLKTSTMISYIQRDEMQHAYFVSQFIRILIAENPELATDEMNDWIRDEVAHAVELEKEWAQHILGEIDGLDLDEFNEYVEYLANKRLRQIGLGNLYETRDNPMPWIRVFGDDMMNSTKSDFFEQKSRAYTKVSESNGFDEL
- a CDS encoding ribonucleoside-diphosphate reductase subunit alpha, yielding MTLGAVERDRKIQDALDRVSMDEPHWTFEAAGLYLEKLYEQAAQTRGYSAANKYDDFYGLIYGLSRLGIYSKDLLEAYSENEIRLLGKEIAPERDELFNYIGLFLLADRYLAKDYDGRVWELPQERFLIIAMTLMQKEPKVRRLELVKEAYWAMSNLYMTVATPTLSNAGKSFGQMSSCFIDTVADSLDGIYQNNWDVARLSKDGGGLGVYYGKVRALGSDIRKFKGNSSGVIPWIRLLNDTAVSVDQLGQRQGAVAVYLDVFHKDIMNGFLDLKTNNGDERRKAHDIFTGVSIPDLFMQKLQETDENGRSVGEWHTFCPHEVKQVMGWKDDQGNPLGLEDFYDETDRKYFTEKYEEAVNHPLLARKSFRAMDVMARIMVSQLETGTPYMFYRDEVNRQNPNKHLRGIGKTSIYCSNLCSEIAQNMSPTEIIKEYKDEEGNLVTVKKPGDFVVCNLSSINLPRAVQADVLSRLIPIQLRMLDNVIDLNTISVGQAEVTNGKYRAVGLGTFGWHHLLALRSIHWETEEAVEYADSLYEEIAWHTIRASAGLAEEKGAFSEFQNSEWHTGSFFERRGYNSERWDALRRKVAASGVRNGWMMAVAPNSSTAKIGGSTDGIDPLYAVEYAEEKKNFRFNVTAPDLNHRTYDYYRRARHVLDQKWSIRQNAARQRHIDQSISFNLYVPHTIRAKELLELHLEAWNCGLKTSYYVRSTSQEEIEACEACES
- a CDS encoding acyl-CoA thioesterase, which encodes MHREQLPAGVSRTIQSRLVLPPDTNHMGTIFGGTVLAYIDEIAAISAMKHSRRAVVTASIDNVNFLSSAKVGDILILEGVVISTGRTSMEVYVKAECQHIESGTRSLTTTSILTMVAVDAEGRPTPVASVVPETENEKRLFENAQERKERRMIANEYAKELC
- a CDS encoding DUF3934 domain-containing protein; protein product: MGKAKAKSKSGVGQGTGKKGWNRWEKGKNKAKSFKPYTSKDNKEATNQKGKQPEAESEWVDG
- a CDS encoding glutathione peroxidase, producing MGIYDIKVTDASGEEYKLERYKGQPMVIVNTATKCGLRGQFDGLEKIYQRYKDEGLVVLGFPSDQFGQEVGEAADAESSCRMTYGVTFPMHDIIKVNGKEAHPLFDHLTSNTKGFLSSGIKWNFTKFLVDSNGKVVARFAPKDTPDSMHKDIQKVLEA
- a CDS encoding transcriptional regulator, SarA/Rot family yields the protein MDKPTKLEQQLCFEVYKASSNFSKLYAKTLEPFGLTFTQYLVLLVLWEEDGLTMKEIGGQLGLGTGTLNPIINRMIQNGRIVKEQSAEDRRAFRISLTEKSRADEKPIEQAIHDKITSCNYLDVNAIELMNNLKALNAFFGEMDL
- a CDS encoding organic hydroperoxide resistance protein; the protein is MKPIFETTMINSGGREGTVYSPDNIFNLDVAKPVALGGQPNTATNPEQLFAAGYSSCFNSALDFVLERDKVKVTNSEVTATVSLLGDKTDGGVKLAVRLEVDIDGLEDGKKQEYVDKAHAYCPYSKAIKDSVDVEIVVR
- a CDS encoding methyltransferase family protein encodes the protein MGWMDWVFTAVSIIWLVEFIVFKNRETGQGDPVEKRTFFGILLSLIATIVVGYWLQELAETEIASVLRPIGLVLLIIGVFLRFWGIIHLKSQFTRHVTVREGDTIVSSGPYRKLRHPLYTGLFLIGIGMALFFTSLIAAVAGGLLLAFALNKRMQHEEALLVEKFGPEYKEWMKHRARLIPYIY